The Leguminivora glycinivorella isolate SPB_JAAS2020 chromosome 4, LegGlyc_1.1, whole genome shotgun sequence genome segment tataaaaactaaagaaaacataaaataaatacctcGGTTGAGTAACAGTCCTCGAGTGGCAAACAACGAGGCTTCCCGCGCCAGCACCAGTTCTAGCAATGCGAATCCGTCTGTTCTCATCGTCAGTATAGAAATAGTTAGGATGAATGGAGTAGTAGTTGATGTAGCCAGGCTCCACGTAGTCGTCGAAACTTCTGCTGCCCGAGTTCACGTCGCTGGGGAACCTTGCTCCGCAGAGAGGATTAATTATTCTTCTACCGACTGGAACATGgcacattataataattataaccaatttaattttctaggtacttaataaaggcaaaaacaaaatgcatgtgtaagtaggtacatcaATTAAGTCCAATTTAGAATCCGGGAATAGGACTGATGAAAGACCCATTTTCAAACCTGTATATTGTTTAACTGTgcagtacctagtacctacctattgaaTAAGAAAGAAAACAAATTTCAACAGTAAGTACCGATACTGCACCTTCAGCAATAAACGATATAGGAACAAATATTTACCCTGTTGAATACGATTTAGCGTAGGAGCAAAAGCTTCAATGTGGTTAACAGTGCTTGTCAACGAAATTGTGTGGATATCCTGGTGCATATCGCGGACCAAGTTCCACAGGTTATCGATTTGGTTCGTCGAAGTTGTGAATAGAATCCTCAAGTCTGAAAATTTCAATTACTTACATCAACGTAACTTAAAGATCTTAATTGTGTCGcctaacttcaaaactgggtaaatccattctgctataaggttatttatttatttatttatttaaactttattgcacagttggaaaaaaaagtacaaatggcggacttaatgccttaaggttgattatctttcagatcatattatattttttatatattggatttacccaagtttgaagttaagcgacacaattatgaATTATTCATGCACAGATTACaatttatacaaatatatttAGTTTGGGTTTTTAAAAATCTTACCAGGCACAGTTTCGTTCAAAATACGTGCTTGGTCCCAAACCAAGTCATTGTTCTGCAGGTTTCCGCTGTTCAACAGGAACAGAAGTACCGACGAGTTGCCACCAACGTAATTGCGAAGTGTTTCATTTTCCATATTATTTTGCATATAAGTACGGATATTTGTGAATGTATTCTGCAGGTTCACCCCTGTAAACACTGTGGAAAGATAGCAGAATTACAATTGAGTTCATCAAGTCCAAAAATAATTACACTACAATGGTCTAGGTTCGGTCCAAAACTTCCGCTACCTCGTTTTTGATGGGTGCATGGTCGGTGAGAACTGCTTTCTATATTTAGaaatctggccccgtagccgaatggcatttctacgacgcgaaacgaaaacgaaacgccgcgaaaggtagtctgattctgtcgcgccaattcgcaagagcgatagagatagatatctacgagcgtttcgtgagcgtttgtgccattcggctacgcaccctgaaaaTGTAAAGTGACGAACGTTTCGGCTCGGACCAGACCATGAgtcattcattatcattagttGTCTACATACTTGATTGGTGTTTGGCAAGAGTGTACTCTGAATGGAAGTCTGCTAAAGACCAAGTCGTGTTGATCACAACTTGACCGTCAAATGCATTCAGTAGTGTCACACTGGAGCCGAATTTGCCGACTTCTATGGAATCCAAGAGGTAAGACACTGCTGGGTAGATGACCTCATACTGCCAAGCAGCATCGAGTACCAGATAAAGGTTTGTCTTTAGATGATAGTTATGGCTTGATGCAACGGTGTCGGTGCTGGCACAGTTCAGGTCATTCATGGTAGACGCTGTAAAGTTACAAGAGCATTAACTACTATGTTTATTGTACTTAATAATAAGTAACAATTACGTGTAAATTATATGACATGTATTGATATCTGAGACTAACAGGCATAACTCTGGAAGTTGGTAACGGCGCTGATGACCAACTCATCGAATCCTCCCGTAATAGTTCCTCTCAAAGGCATCTGTGTATCTAAAGCTGCTGCGAACGTGTATGTTTCCGTTATTAAGTTCTCTGCTGTGATGTACTGCTGCATTAGTGATCGACGATTGCATGCTCTAAAGTCATGATTGAAGACTCCGTTCTGTAAGCGTAGGTATAAATCTTATTGAACTGAAAAAATATCTAGACTTATTCGGGCTTGGTCGATTAAGCGTCGATATGTTCTAGATAAAAAAACCATAAGGTCAAGTTTGATAAGTGGAATCGGTAACCATTTTAAAGGGATAGTGAGATCATTTTCTTAAACCCTGCAAAACTATGTTCTTCGTAACGTACTACGTCAACTAAGATTACATAATTAAGATTGCATAAAGTTATAACACGGATACTTACTCTCGAGTAGTACATGTCGATTAATTGTGACAGTTTCAAAGAATTGAATGTTCCGAGGTGCGTGTTCAAATTAAGGCCCAAAACAAAACCGTCTATATCGCCACGGATTTCGGGATCTGTCATTTCGATGTTCAAACGAGAACGCAGCATGTAGTATTTGGATGCCTGCGTACTGTTCCAGTAGCCAGTTGCTCCAATAGAAATTGAGGCACTGCCTCTCTCGGTACCTTGGATCAAAACTGCCTCAGCTAGGTCGCCTGTCAACATAATTTAACATTTGTTAATTAGTCGAACAAGAACATTTTTTCTGATAACTGAATTACCGGACGGTACTCAAAATTACAGATAGCAACATtagtgatcggggatttggatgccacactgCGGGATGTCGAGTAGAAACAGTGATATGGATGTGCCGTCCGGCCCGTGATAATTTTTCTTATGTCATAGTAGACAAATGATGACGGAGCGCCTAGTGGTAAGCAACTATCGTAGCTCATAAACAATGAGGTTACAAGTAACTGGTCGAAAAATAACCGCAATTCCCGTGtaggtaatatatttataacattaaCGATGttgaataagtacctaagtgttGCTTAGGTAAATAGTAATAATGATTAGaactgtaggtattatttacgtgtaatataaaaaaagtcaAACTTTCTTTGTTACTAAGAAAATAATATGTGAAAATTTTGCTctaaattatttattgataataaaGTGAATGTtcactttaatttataaatcacatattttattgtaagtgaGGGAGGCCTATACTAAACTGatcaagaaaaataaatttagcagTAATAACAATGATGATTTGAAGTCGCATATATTATTTAACATATTGACCCGTAATAGCAATtaattgataataataattataaaggtaggtaaataaattatgataaaaaacTGTCCCTTTTCTAACCACACTAAAGCATGGAATCCCGCGGCATATCCATACTAGCATAATGTTTGAGGTCATTCACCCcgtgtggcatccaaatccccgatcatTGAACATTAggcaaatacaatacaatacaatacaagatactctttattgcacaccttgataaaatacaacaatccATGCTAtactattattaatattataaaggggaaagtgtgtgtgactgtttgtttgttcgtctttcacggcaaaacggagcgacgaattgacgtgattttttaagtggatatagttgaagggatggagagtgacataggctactttttgtctctttctaacgcgagcgtagccgcgggcaaaagctagtacaaaataaagaagcaaaacgaacaaaggtaaacaacaagCGGTAAAGCATCGCTTAAGAGGGATTCTTACAGACAACCCAAAATGGCCAAAATACCTGATAATGTTGCTGCGTATATCGATGAAACAGTTGGTCGGGCATTGGGGTAGTTAAGGACGGATCCCTTTGATAATTCTTGAGTCGGGACACGTTGTGCCTCCGAACCAGCGGCAATTCCTGCCACCAGGTTTCCAGCAGAAACTTCTCCCCAGGTAGTCTTAACTACACCACTGAGTATAGGACACAAGCTCTCTCCTAGTAGCTGACGTTCAGATTTGCTGCCGCTGAAGTCGTTGTACTCGACATCGTTCTTTGGATTGTAATGTCTCATTTGTCCAATCTTATTCTTAGTATTTCTATGAgaacaaaaaaaacataattagatTATAAAACTCTGTCAGTCAAATTAGGTTATTTATCGTCATATAAATGTTTTTCTTACAGTAAAGCAGGATCTATAATTTCGACATCTTCATTGATGTCATCGGGAACCTGACGTGCTGTCCTTAAAGCACGATACTGAGAGAACTCATTACAATTTCCATTTCCATGAAGCCTTGCATCGACCGATGTGGAGAGCATGGCATGCATGGCGCACTGAAATTCAATTAGTTAatagtagaaaaatatgtaagtttgtatgaaaaatggGTTAGTAAACAACTTAATGAGTGAATCCTTTGAGCACAGGGACTGGTCGCTTTGATAAGTTTTCTAATTAGTGGTTAATCATTCCACTCTGGTGACCCTTTAAATAAGAGCTGATACGATCGTGAGGGTTGTTAACATATAAATGTCAATTTTAACACGTCATTAAAATTCGATATTAAGTTAGCAAATATCAATTTGAATATTGAAAGGGATAAGTATAGCTCCTGCTGCATATTCGAAAGCATTTATGGGTGTGGTATAAGTATATAGGTAATTTTAATGATAATTACCTTTAGCGGTGAAGAGAGGGTAATGTTTTCAAATACTTGGAGATTGTTGGGAATCAGCCTCGTCAAAAGTAACTTATGACGATAAAAGGAATGGAATGTAGCCGCCCACGGCAGGATGTTGGCGGAATTAAGCAAGTTGGAGTCCGGCTGGTGATACTCTGTGCCATCTTGTCTGTACCTGTAACAATTGAATAATtgagttaaatatttgtaattgaAATAGTTCCACCACCAGAAACATGTTAATCGTTAAGATATCAGTAATccattccatactaatattataaatgggaaagtgtgtgtgtctgtttgtttgtctgtctttcacggcaaaacggagcgacgaattgacgtgatttttttaagtggacatagttgaagggatggagagtgacaatgctactttttgtctctttctaacgcgagcgaagccgcgggctaaagctagtcaGTAATAAATCGTTAAGATCATGTACCTAATCAAATAAGTTATTAAGATTTTTCTATTGGCAAGGTGCGTGGACGAATAGTGCTGATGGTCGATAGGACGAATAGTGGTGGATGGTATAATCTTATAGAATGTCAAACATTAATGCCAAATCTAACCGTTagatcaaattttaatttattcgaTTCAACATAGATAAGCCaacaaaatgagggcagcaccaaTCCTCCACTCAGCGAATATTTCTCATAACCTGAGTGTCACACTGTGGAACGAAATCCGGCTCTCGAAGACATAGGAATCGAAgttgttattttaatattttttgatggaAATGGGTTTAGCTTATCATTTCTATGACAACCTataaattttaggtaatttgacttgaaaattatagttttgtgattttttttcgataaaaatgtATGGAGCGGAAACAAAATCTCAAGAAAATCAACTCTTTCACACACTCAATCGTTATAACCTCGCAGATGGGTATACTACGATTTATTTGTGATTTTTTGGCATACTACGTTTTTCCGCCGCGACtgaggattttttttaaaaatcgttgaaagTTTCTATGGAAAAATCACAGAAACCAAAGTTGacattttaaggttttttttctttaaatggGTTTGGTTGACCATTTCTATGACAGTTTATAAATTTCAGGTGATTTGGCGTGAAAACTAtcgttttatgattttttttcgataaaaatgtATGGAGCCAGAACAAAaacttgaaatatttaaaaaatctcaaAACCTAGAGTTATATCGTCGCAATGTAGGTATACTACGAattatttgtgattttttcgcGTACCACAAGTTACCGCCATActtgcggttttttttttaaatcgtttaCTGTTTCTATGGAAAAAACACAGAAACCAATGTTGACattaaaaggttttttttattgaaataggTTTGGTTGaccatttttatgaaaattgatTTGGCGTGAAAACTAtcgttttatgattttttttcggtAAAAATGTATGGAGCCAGAACGAAAAATTTCAATATCTTAAAAATCTCAAAACCTAAAGTTATATCCTCGCAATCAGGTATACTACGAATTAATTGTGATTTTTTGGCATACCAAGTGTTACCACCACACAtgcggttttttatttttaatcgttTACTGTTTCTATGGAAACAACACAGAAACCAAATTTGACATGGTAAagtttttgtaattaaaatggGGTAAACTTGTCATTTCTATGATAATCTATGATGTCAGGCGATTTAGTGTGAATATTatcatattttgattttttgcgataaaaatgtataaaataagaCGGAATTGGGTATAATTTTCCATCAAACTTTAATCGTTAGGTGAAGTAGAATGTATAATGAACACCgatgatttatgtttatttggttcacataaaatataataaaaatctgAGTGAAAAAGTCCAAAATATTCAATGTTGAGAAAACACATGTCAAATATCTAGGCTAAATTAGCAgtcataaacaaataattactatattaaaaaataaataaaagaaaaaacaaaaaaaaacttaatgccTTACGTATAAATAAGCTTAACATACAATTTAGTCTTCTAatacatacattaaaatacagttaaaaaataacaatattcaGTGCTGTAAAAGCATGTGTCAACTGAAAATATTACTTAAATTCTAATTATCTAAtttaacaatataaaaataataaactaaaagcTAATATTATTATTCGTTTAAATCACTATCGGAGTTCAATTCGGAAATCGGTTCTACGCAATCCACCTCCAGTTCAGGTCCATGAAACTAATAGTTCCAGTGCTTTAGGAAAATATGCTTCCTTTTTATTGGCATTAATTATTGGTCTGGAAGCTGTAATTAAAGGATCTGAGGATAAAAGAAGCATATTGAAAATATCTTCATTAGATGCTTTCCTGCTACACATTCGGGAGTTATATTCCCTGAACCTCCTAATAAAGTCTTTGTTGCGGGCTTCTGAAGCTTCTTCTGAAAGACTTCCAATGGGAACAACATCGTTACTTGCGATGATATCTGCTCCATGGATCAAAAGTTTGTGTACTGTTGCAGGCATGCGATACCATCTGTACAATTCCAAGAACTTTTCAGCGGTCTTTGTCGTGAATTGCTTGAACTTCGTTACATCTATTAGTTCGCCAGATGTTATGACTTGTAAAATAACAGCTAACATTCGAATTAAATCCTTGTCTAAACCCGTGATGGCTGCATCCATGGCCGTATGGGCTGCATGCCCATAAATCACAAATGATTCGTTGTATACCCGTCTAGCGAAGACATAATGGTTAATTTTGAGATTCTtgagaaatttatttttttcgttGTTGTTTAGTACATTTTATCCGCAAAAAAATCATATCATTTATATATCAATCATCAATTCACACTAAATCACCTGACATATGTAGATTATCATACAAATGACAAGTTTACCccattttaattacaaaaactTTACCATGTCAACTTTGGTTTCTGTGTTTTTTTCATAGAAACAGCAAacgattataaataaaaaaccgcaTGTGTGGCGGTAACTCTTGGTATGCCAAAAAATCACAATTAATTCGTAGTATACCTGATTGCGAGGATATAACTTTAGGTTTTGAGATTTTTAAGATATTGAGATTTTTCGTTATGGCTCCATacatttttatcgaaaaaaaatcataaaacgaTAGTTTGCACGCCATATCACCtgaaatttataaattttcataaaaatggtCAACCAAAcccatttcaataaaaaaaaccttttaatGTCAACATTGGTTTCTGTGTTTTTTCCATAGAAACAGTAAacgtttttttaaaaaaaaaacggcaaGTATGGCGGTAACTTGTGGTACgcgaaaaaatcacaaataatTCGTAGTACCTACTTGCGATGATATAACTCTAGGTTttgagattttttaaatatttcgagTTTTTGTTCTGGCTCCATacatttttatcgaaaaaaaaatcataaaacgaTAGTTTTCACGCCAAATCACCTGAAATTTATAAACTGTCATAGAAATGGTCAATCAAACCcacttaaagaaaaataaattaatagtttaaaaaacactataaaacacgcttttataaatgcacgtaaaagccaaaaataaattatggatcgttcaagttgtctctatttgtgagctgaagtttaaaaactatgtgcttttaattataatatttgattgtaaaagcgtggggcgctggaacaggaaagactttttgtataaccacagaatatataagtataacttgctgataaatcaaattatgctatgttacgggaaggaggttacacagattgacgcgctaactggagttgcagcatgactagtaggttctacattaaacagtcaaatcaattaaaagtcagtgttcaaagtaggtaccagtttgtcgaactcagacaaaatatgcgctagtagcgaggagagtcgacagtcaccgacacttagaacgccgcttttttccggtaatcaaagtacaaaggggaaagtgtctacagtgacaggatgcagagttcttgttcgtggacgagatatctttggttctctttggtaacccttaggcggcatatgtaaacgttatgttcttatgcaacttcattcgccaggaagttcgaattagtatttgtttacaagaaagtctttcctgttccagcgccccacgcttttacaatcaaatattataattaaaagcacatagtttttaaacttcagctcacaaatagagacaacttgaacgatccataatttatttttggcttttacgtgcatttataaaagcgtgttttatagtgttttttaaactattaatttattttatactttttagtcattaataatgaaatacttttaacatttatacataaaattatttcaagtaggcggattttacatgccatttgtggcttaacgtgtacttattgctaattgctacttaataataactagcggctaccttcttattacggtattatcataaaaatgtttatacctagtaagttatccgtaaaagatagacaatatagacatgtgccatcgcggactttttgaagacattagagagacatactttcgccatacattgttttgaagctctcagctagtgggattttgtttgactcgattagaaaatattgtcacatttcaactaattcaaacaaaatttaagtatttcttttttgccgagcccctctttatttgcacttaagggtcacaggaaaaccattacccaacttattttaaatacaac includes the following:
- the LOC125225655 gene encoding uncharacterized protein LOC125225655; the protein is MWWLLLVAVVGSAHGQLTAQTSVAPELRECYTNPTLNRNNLPPATIGVLVDIIQKIEDNPNVNMDLRQIATTLLHTYRQDGTEYHQPDSNLLNSANILPWAATFHSFYRHKLLLTRLIPNNLQVFENITLSSPLKCAMHAMLSTSVDARLHGNGNCNEFSQYRALRTARQVPDDINEDVEIIDPALLNTKNKIGQMRHYNPKNDVEYNDFSGSKSERQLLGESLCPILSGVVKTTWGEVSAGNLVAGIAAGSEAQRVPTQELSKGSVLNYPNARPTVSSIYAATLSGDLAEAVLIQGTERGSASISIGATGYWNSTQASKYYMLRSRLNIEMTDPEIRGDIDGFVLGLNLNTHLGTFNSLKLSQLIDMYYSRNGVFNHDFRACNRRSLMQQYITAENLITETYTFAAALDTQMPLRGTITGGFDELVISAVTNFQSYASSTMNDLNCASTDTVASSHNYHLKTNLYLVLDAAWQYEVIYPAVSYLLDSIEVGKFGSSVTLLNAFDGQVVINTTWSLADFHSEYTLAKHQSMFTGVNLQNTFTNIRTYMQNNMENETLRNYVGGNSSVLLFLLNSGNLQNNDLVWDQARILNETVPDLRILFTTSTNQIDNLWNLVRDMHQDIHTISLTSTVNHIEAFAPTLNRIQQVGRRIINPLCGARFPSDVNSGSRSFDDYVEPGYINYYSIHPNYFYTDDENRRIRIARTGAGAGSLVVCHSRTVTQPRQNGTSIGLDENAITCQTIANTGNVEIPMRNLCDSYYTINSCPNLYVSVQSLTTSVSSFTATCTEAACRFPYNVRYSVQIESFGCYSSSTSIAASLLVVISALVINLFQSS